One part of the Vicia villosa cultivar HV-30 ecotype Madison, WI linkage group LG6, Vvil1.0, whole genome shotgun sequence genome encodes these proteins:
- the LOC131613411 gene encoding uncharacterized protein LOC131613411, whose protein sequence is MDHEHLLQQKPPGAPYTCSGCRQLGFGSSYHCQNSRCNYVLHGECVYPDPYAFHSFFEKSYFEFHKKPPGDRERYCDACGKDILGFVYHCSTTGYDLHPCCLKLKNSITDESGSVTLNLSKKDLILDNWRRGYFSQVERSITTTSSSSERETQLAVTSMEMDQRLRISRRAKTISKYTKIAIMVFKLIFAAIFGDPVTAFVAILEALASN, encoded by the exons ATGGATCATGAACATTTGTTACAACAGAAGCCTCCTGGAGCACCATACACATGCAGCGGTTGTAGACAACTAGGGTTTGGATCAAGTTACCATTGTCAGAACTCTCGTTGCAACTATGTCCTACATGGAGAATGTGTATATCCAGATCCTTACgcctttcattcattttttgagAAAAGCTATTTCGAATTTCACAAGAAACCACCTGGAGATAGAGAAAGATACTGTGATGCTTGTGGAAAAGATATATTAGGGTTTGTTTATCATTGTTCTACGACTGGATATGATCTTCATCCTTGCTGTTTGAAGCTGAAAAATAGTATTACTGATGAAAGTGGAAGTGTGACATTGAATTTGTCTAAGAAA GATTTGATACTTGACAATTGGAGGAGGGGTTATTTTTCTCAAGTAGAAAGATCAATTACAACTACAAGCTCGAGTAGTGAAAGAGAAACTCAACTTGCAGTCACGAGCATGGAGATGGATCAACGTTTGAGGATTTCAAGGAGAGCAAAGACTATAAGCAAGTACACAAAGATAGCAATTATGGTATTCAAACTAATATTTGCAGCTATATTTGGAGATCCTGTAACTGCTTTTGTTGCTATTTTGGAAGCTCTTGCTTCAAATTAG